The Naumovozyma castellii chromosome 4, complete genome genome contains a region encoding:
- the AIM14 gene encoding putative metalloreductase (ancestral locus Anc_1.379), with the protein MTSAEELNFTALSKRHEGASHYANIWYGHYVFSITIVYAMIVVLLQYMNKRSRTPVKNRFLRRIRFFDPWAHLTLLSIPIIIAFFSSHYSWRKNLSVYMKRVGRLSYALIPLNLFYNLRFSNSMNYIDLIPLHKWLSRILCLLALIHSIAFFIMWATEGVLVEAVSDPYMALGVAIFAMVIILMFCSLKPFRRRYYNAFYIIHNLMNFSFIIMTPIHSKPGIVFPLLITNIILLCLQIFIKMWFVKPVTVVKKIVESDSSLVVIQFPRECIDRPDFSLITHVRISEYSSRWNPLFWIYPSHPYTVASIAGDNTLDLVITENTFKLKEGHKYAMINYYCQQSKIPPSFFERDPARLRDVQIICGGSGIAFGLPIFRYLLNLENSGMESNIKRCELIWLINDVVQLDVLKHIFKYDSMPENFTFRVFVSHTAGGNSGSVGDLSDNTDLEIEMDSLAIKNGEEAPYQNVKFRRFDFVDDAKHLKESFDPWVFCCGPDRLISGATQFAKDGNINLVTESYGF; encoded by the coding sequence ATGACTTCAgctgaagaattgaattttaCTGCTTTATCTAAGAGACATGAAGGTGCAAGTCACTACGCTAATATATGGTACGGACATTATGTGTTCTCTATCACTATCGTGTATGCTATGATAGTTGTTCTGTTGCAATATATGAACAAGAGATCAAGAACTCCAGTGAAAAATAGATTCttaagaagaattagattCTTTGATCCCTGGGCGCATCTCACTTTACTTTCTATCCCAATTATTATTGCATTTTTCAGTTCTCATTATTCATGGAGAAAAAACCTTAGTGTCTACATGAAAAGAGTTGGAAGATTAAGTTATGCTTTGATcccattgaatttattctATAATTTGagattttccaattctatGAATTACATCGATTTGATCCCTTTGCATAAATGGCTTTCAAGAATTTTGTGCCTTTTGGCATTGATACATAGTATTGCCTTCTTTATTATGTGGGCAACAGAAGGGGTACTCGTTGAGGCAGTTAGTGATCCATACATGGCTCTTGGTGTGGCAATTTTTGCCATGGTCATCATACTGATGTTTTGCTCATTAAAACCATTTAGACGCAGATATTATAATGCCTTTTACATTATCCATAActtaatgaatttttccttCATTATAATGACACCTATTCATTCAAAGCCCGGTATCGTTTTCCCATTGCTGATTACCAATATTATATTGTTATGccttcaaatattcattaagATGTGGTTTGTAAAACCAGTCACTGTTGTTAAAAAGATTGTTGAAtcagattcttcattgGTCGTTATTCAGTTTCCAAGAGAATGCATTGATCGTCCTGACTTTTCACTTATTACACATGTGAGAATATCTGAATACAGTAGCAGATGGAATCCATTGTTTTGGATATACCCTTCTCATCCATACACAGTGGCCTCCATAGCAGGAGATAATACTCTGGACTTAGTCATCACTGAGAATACTTTCAAACTTAAAGAGGGCCATAAATATGCTATGATCAACTATTACTGTCAACAATCTAAGATCCCACCATCGTTTTTCGAAAGGGACCCAGCAAGATTAAGAGACGTTCAAATTATTTGTGGTGGAAGTGGGATCGCCTTTGGATTGCCCATTTTCAGATATTTGCtcaatttagaaaatagTGGCATGGAATCAAACATTAAAAGGTGTGAACTGATTTGGTTAATAAATGATGTTGTACAATTGGATGTGTTGAAacatatcttcaaatatgATTCGATGCCAGAGAATTTCACTTTCAGAGTATTCGTTTCTCACACTGCAGGAGGTAACAGTGGAAGTGTTGGTGATTTGTCTGATAACACAGATCTTGAGATTGAAATGGATTCCTTAGCCATTAAGAATGGAGAAGAAGCGCCTTATCaaaatgttaaatttaGAAGATTCGATTTTGTTGACGATGCCAAGCATTTGAAGGAAAGTTTTGATCCTTGGGTTTTCTGTTGTGGACCAGATAGATTAATTAGCGGTGCGACACAATTTGCTAAAGATGGTAACATCAATTTAGTAACGGAAAGCTATGGATTCTAA
- the NCAS0D00670 gene encoding uncharacterized protein (ancestral locus Anc_1.381), with amino-acid sequence MKMKNVIVTDDEVEAFFSKADGATLVYFLNQLLAALQTYTVDPSINPPRMAHKIISKDGDEVTHLIMPVVSQEYSGVKTLVNNPILGLQGSITVMDPIDGTLKGSLEAKVITAVRTALVSCLPLYLYLKDHLDAFKDSQFINLSVFGTGLQAKWHIIIAIKLLHYLYPSKPFHVTTIYRTRPINTKVLKELLGKDAVITLNDIQIDDKLGVRKCVGQSNVIFGCLPTLTPNLFCQDLNRDGSFTYISLIGSYRSTMHECDEELIDMFKNSSTPIIVDSCEHTLSEAGELISANVKKSNLVEIGELSASSIPVLEVDGNHFILCKIIGLAVMDIAVSQLLLKVLGE; translated from the coding sequence atgaagatgaagaacGTGATTGTTACCGATGATGAAGTCGAAgctttcttttctaaagCAGATGGTGCAACGTTGGTGTATTTTTTAAACCAATTGCTAGCTGCTTTGCAAACATATACTGTGGATCCTTCAATTAACCCACCAAGAATGGCACACAAGATCATCTCGAAGGATGGTGACGAGGTAACTCATTTAATAATGCCTGTTGTAAGCCAAGAGTACTCAGGTGTCAAAACATTAGTCAACAATCCCATCCTTGGGTTACAAGGCTCAATTACTGTGATGGATCCAATTGATGGTACATTAAAGGGGTCGTTAGAGGCTAAAGTAATAACTGCAGTGAGAACTGCATTAGTTAGTTGTCTACCCTTGTATTTATACCTTAAGGACCATTTGGATGCTTTCAAAGATTCacaatttataaatttatctGTTTTCGGTACCGGGTTGCAAGCTAAATGGCACATCATAATAGCAATCAAACTGTTGCATTATTTATATCCAAGCAAACCATTCCATGTGACTACAATTTATCGCACCAGACCAATTAATACCAAAGTCTTAAAAGAATTACTAGGGAAAGATGCTGTTATAACTCTTAATGATATTCAAATAGATGATAAACTTGGGGTGAGGAAATGTGTTGGGCAAAGTAACGTAATATTTGGCTGCCTACCAACGTTGACACCAAATTTGTTTTGCCAGGATTTGAATCGTGATGGATCGTTTACTTATATTTCGTTGATTGGCAGTTATCGATCAACAATGCATGAATGTGATGAGGAGCTGATCGATATGTTCAAGAACTCAAGTACACCCATTATTGTTGACTCCTGTGAACATACTTTATCTGAGGCAGGAGAATTGATTTCAGCAAACGTTAAAAAGAGTAATTTGGTAGAAATTGGTGAACTTTCTGCTAGTAGTATTCCTGTTCTCGAAGTCGATGGGAATCACTTTATTCTTTGCAAAATCATTGGATTGGCTGTTATGGATATTGCAGTTTctcaattattattgaaggtATTAGGcgaataa
- the NCAS0D00680 gene encoding uncharacterized protein encodes MSHEKQPLLPHSIYRIETPKNTHGWKYKTLRTLVWLSLFFLLSFQTLRLSTNIYFSNQTFTVVSIYPSGLTNEHKDIKFTCKIELKQESIYDDSFNMEKVTTFLNENIVKGVDIGIRNAVILNVAEDSKERNATVLGNVSIEKLISVSLEPKGDSQLLTIHGTIEPKMDNIWDIIKNFKNYDIWLKGDLDVFRPTAIWNIPFFKSSKVHIKL; translated from the coding sequence ATGTCTCATGAAAAGCAACCTCTCCTACCGCACAGCATATACAGGATAGAAACCCCTAAGAATACTCACGGATGGAAATATAAAACGCTCCGTACGTTGGTGTGGCTATCCctattctttcttttgtCATTTCAAACATTGAGGTTGTCTAccaatatttatttcaGTAACCAAACGTTTACAGTGGTAAGTATTTACCCAAGTGGGTTGACAAATGAACATAAGGATATCAAATTCACTTGCAAGATAGAATTAAAACAAGAATCAATATATGATGATTCCTTTAATATGGAGAAAGTAACCACGTTTCtgaatgaaaatattgtcAAGGGGGTAGATATTGGAATAAGGAATGCCGTTATACTTAATGTCGCCGAAGATTCGAAGGAGAGAAATGCTACTGTATTGGGGAACGTTTCCATAGAGAAATTAATCTCTGTTTCATTGGAACCGAAAGGTGATTCACAACTATTAACTATCCATGGAACGATAGAACCCAAAATGGATAACATTTGGGatattataaaaaatttcaaaaattacGATATTTGGTTAAAAGGTGATCTTGATGTTTTCAGACCTACGGCAATTTGGAACATTcctttcttcaaatcctCTAAGGTACACATAAAACTTTAA
- the MRF1 gene encoding Mrf1p (ancestral locus Anc_2.331), whose product MLSRYVQSNIKSLPLRGFSIGRQIFPRGNRFQSTIPSTASNGHVELQPALISKATEYMKELAELNKQLSQGETFDVAQQKRFAHLASIEDAFQTYQTQLSNYKSLQELAQSDPSLKEEAQLELTELVPQLSQTMNELQSRLIPPHPFADKACILELRPGVGGTEAMIFTQDLLNMYIGYAHSHKWKYRILAQDENESGDGLVDAILNIDEPGSYDKLRFESGVHRVQRIPATETKGRTHTSTAAVVVLPQMGDDSDRAINAYERTFKPDEIRIDVMRARGKGGQHVNTTDSAVRLTHFPTGIVVSMQDERSQQKNKAKAFTILRARLAEREQKLKEEKERDARKEQVTTTDRSDKIRTYNYPQNRVTDHRCGLTLYALDAIMKGERLGEVIDAMRQFDDRERARLEF is encoded by the coding sequence ATGCTGTCACGATATGTGCAATCTAATATCAAATCTTTGCCACTGCGAGGTTTCTCGATAGGCAGGCAAATATTCCCTCGAGGTAATCGATTTCAATCTACTATTCCATCAACGGCGTCTAACGGTCATGTTGAGCTTCAACCTGCTCTTATATCGAAGGCAACAGAATATATGAAAGAATTAGCTGAgttaaataaacaattgTCTCAGGGAGAAACTTTTGATGTGGCACAACAGAAACGATTTGCTCATCTCGCATCCATAGAGGATGCATTCCAAACTTACCAAACTCAACTATCCAATTATAAATCACTTCAAGAACTTGCCCAATCGGACCCATCATTGAAAGAGGAGGCACAATTAGAATTGACAGAATTGGTTCCGCAATTATCTCAAACCATGAATGAGTTACAATCAAGACTGATACCACCCCATCCATTTGCTGATAAGGCATGCATCCTGGAGTTAAGACCAGGTGTGGGTGGCACAGAGGCTATGATTTTTACACAGGATTTGCTGAATATGTATATTGGTTACGCTCATTCGCATAAATGGAAATATCGAATTCTGGCAcaggatgaaaatgaaagtgGTGATGGGCTTGTAGATGccattttaaatattgatgaaccTGGATCCTATGATAAACTAAGATTTGAATCGGGTGTTCATCGTGTTCAAAGGATTCCTGCAACGGAGACCAAGGGGAGGACTCATACTTCTACTGCCGCTGTGGTAGTATTACCTCAAATGGGTGACGATTCAGATAGAGCCATTAATGCCTATGAAAGGACATTTAAACCGGATGAAATTAGAATTGATGTAATGAGAGCTAGGGGGAAAGGTGGACAGCATGTTAATACCACTGATTCTGCAGTTCGATTGACACATTTCCCCACGGGGATAGTAGTTTCCATGCAAGATGAGAGGTCTcaacaaaagaataaagCAAAGGCTTTCACCATCTTAAGAGCACGGTTAGCAGAGAGagaacaaaaattgaaagaagagaaagagagaGATGCCAGGAAGGAGCAGGTAACAACTACGGATAGATCAGATAAGATAAGAACTTACAATTATCCTCAAAATCGTGTCACAGACCATAGATGTGGCCTAACTTTATATGCACTGGATGCAATTATGAAGGGGGAGAGACTTGGTGAAGTGATTGACGCTATGCGACAATTCGATGATCGAGAAAGAGCACGTCTTGAATTTTAA
- the NCAS0D00700 gene encoding uncharacterized protein (ancestral locus Anc_7.284), with protein MSLLRNLKHTKIMSRDLWNESEVLVDRKSKFQARCHPLLNQTEIPDLLKNLLAQDKHVAKASHPHMYAWRTATVVQAKNDSKARKTSSKKKNNTSIQEDNIISYKDLQQGSFDGGESGAGQRLLTLLERSNIVNVMVIVTRWYGGTPLGSVRFRHISSTAVESLKRGNFLSN; from the coding sequence ATGTCCCTCCTTAGGAACCTCAAACACACCAAGATAATGTCCAGAGACCTATGGAATGAATCAGAAGTGTTAGTGGATAGgaaatcaaaatttcaGGCAAGGTGTcatccattattgaatcAAACTGAGATTCCagatcttttgaaaaatttattggCTCAAGATAAACATGTAGCAAAAGCATCTCATCCACATATGTACGCCTGGAGAACCGCAACCGTGGTACAAGCTAAAAATGATTCCAAGGCTCGGAAAACGTCgtccaagaagaaaaataatacgagcattcaagaagataatATAATTAGTTATAAAGATTTGCAGCAAGGTTCATTCGATGGTGGTGAGTCAGGTGCAGGTCAAAGGCTCCTGACTTTATTGGAAAGATCAAATATAGTGAATGTAATGGTTATTGTGACAAGATGGTATGGTGGAACGCCCCTAGGTTCTGTACGATTTAGACATATTTCCTCTACAGCTGTGGAAAGTCTGAAAAGGGGCAACTTCCTATCAAATTGA
- the RCK1 gene encoding putative serine/threonine protein kinase RCK1 (ancestral locus Anc_1.390), whose protein sequence is MLNINLKNIFHTKEYHAKEQLTQEINFSTVQKKKNNNNRDICHSEKSATGAGIYLPEQDASNYMKKLLQIQPVITTVSTQDAFPIEKDVEYTYKDEKQVDNPSIPSFDVSFDGFNDDDDQIGTPMTAELAHAHIASSYPNSTITYKFKEQAELKGYKLLNKIGKGAFAVVYRAIPDPQNGKSSYFKEVCNEVAIKIIKKVDLSEDLKDHERDTSHVSSREQVLKEACLHKVASSECSEVVGFIDFVETKSYYYIVQEYLHGGEIYDQIVRLTYFSEDLTRHVIRQLAHAVKHLHSMGIIHRDIKPENLLFEPIQHIPSTHVKLRKTDNPFTKVDEGMFRPAIGGGGIGAVKLTDFGLSKQLSTETTNTPCGTISYAAPELIRNHQYDNKIDLWGIGCVLYTLLCGFPPFYADQHKSVTRKIRHGEYHFLSPWWDEISSGAKNCVKHLLEVDVSKRYNIDDLLADPWLNMNSSPVNPPIKSIFSHTNDNIDTSNVSIKRRLLNKETHDSYSSYSSLFFIDEKPSELIETNTTATTTPPSHEKYTSPMRGKKCTYSERTLFENEASSVEKFRNRINNRATSVPGLFELELNTSALFQRRCMKRETNPHYNTQTSIPLLPITE, encoded by the coding sequence ATGCTTaatataaatttgaaaaatatatttcataCAAAGGAGTATCACGCCAAGGAACAACTCACACAAGAGATTAACTTCTCCACAGtacagaagaaaaagaataacaacaacaggGACATCTGTCATAGTGAAAAGTCTGCCACCGGAGCTGGTATATATTTGCCCGAACAAGATGCCTCTAACTATATGAAGAAACTTTTACAAATTCAACCGGTGATCACTACTGTTTCCACTCAGGATGCCTTCCCCATTGAAAAAGACGTTGAATACACTTATAAAGACGAGAAACAAGTGGATAACCCTAGTATACCAAGTTTTGACGTAAGCTTCGATGGgttcaatgatgatgatgaccAAATAGGAACTCCAATGACTGCCGAATTAGCACATGCCCACATAGCATCATCCTATCCTAACTCTACCATTACTTACAAATTCAAAGAGCAAGCTGAATTGAAAGGttataaattattgaacaaGATCGGTAAGGGTGCATTTGCTGTCGTTTATCGTGCCATCCCAGATCCTCAAAATGGGAAATCTTCttatttcaaagaagtttGCAATGAAGTCGCCATTAAGATCATTAAGAAAGTGGACCTAAGTGAAGATTTAAAGGACCATGAAAGAGATACATCACACGTCTCATCAAGAGAGCAAGTTTTAAAAGAAGCATGCCTTCATAAAGTGGCTTCTTCAGAATGTTCAGAGGTTGTAGGTTTTATTGATTTCGTCGAAACCAAATCATACTATTACATTGTCCAAGAGTATTTACACGGTGGTGAGATCTATGATCAAATTGTTAGATTGACGTATTTCAGCGAAGATTTAACTCGTCATGTCATAAGACAATTGGCTCATGCGGTCAAACATTTACATTCCATGGGGATCATTCATCGTGATATTAAACCAGAAAATTTACTATTTGAACCCATTCAACATATCCCATCTACACACGTTAAATTGAGGAAGACAGACAATCCCTTCACAAAGGTCGATGAAGGTATGTTTAGACCAGCtattggtggtggtggtatCGGCGCTGTAAAATTAACAGACTTTGGTCTCTCCAAACAGTTATCCACTGAAACTACAAATACTCCATGTGGCACCATAAGTTATGCTGCTCCAGAATTGATTAGAAACCATCAATATGATAATAAGATCGATTTATGGGGTATTGGATGCGTTCTTTACACTTTGCTATGCGGGTTTCCACCCTTTTACGCTGATCAACATAAATCTGTCACCAGAAAGATTCGTCATGGTGAGTATCATTTCCTTTCACCATGGTGGGATGAAATCAGTTCTGGTGCTAAGAATTGTGTGAAACATTTATTAGAAGTTGATGTGAGTAAACGTTACAATATTGATGACTTATTAGCCGACCCATGGTTGAATATGAATTCTTCTCCAGTCAACCCCCCCATCAAGAGTATCTTCTCACACACGAACGATAATATAGATACGTCGAACGTCAGTATAAAGAGAAGGTTATTGAACAAGGAAACACATGACTCATATTCTAGCTATTCTTCTCTATTCTTCATCGATGAGAAACCATCAGAGCtaattgaaacaaacacAACAGCTACAACCACTCCACCATCACACGAAAAATACACAAGTCCAATGAGAGGTAAAAAATGCACATATTCTGAAAGaactttatttgaaaatgaagcGTCATCAGtagaaaaatttagaaacCGTATCAACAACAGAGCAACATCTGTCCCAGGTTTATTCGAATTGGAACTTAACACATCCGCactttttcaaagaaggTGCATGAAAAGGGAAACTAACCCCCATTACAATACACAGACTAGCATACCGCTATTGCCAATCACCGAATAA
- the AMS1 gene encoding alpha-mannosidase (ancestral locus Anc_2.311) — protein sequence MSFDRVNYDPKFKPVKGIYEDRLRQFISKGGDYRDLNLPKFYDKQRIVLDQNHVKLTWYQVPFESGSSPVSPDKRPSWESIIKADKNNELKFQNASINQPFGPSWSTTWFKVELNIPQDWVDSGEQLIFQFDCSNEGVVIDPNTLNPQTAFSGNGERTEYLLPKQKNGQYSFYIETGNNGMFGCGEGSTINPPDNNRYFHLQKAAIVWPDWNARGLYIDFWMLGDAARELPDDSWQKNRARTIANKCMDLFDPMDRASVLKCREYIHSEYFDKFSDDDQVYSQGDPNIFTTVYGIGNCHIDTAWLWPFAETRRKIVRSWSSQCTLMDEYPEYQFVASQAQQFKWLLEDHPDFFNKVLVPKVQQSQFFPIGGSWVENDTNIPSGESLARQFFLGQRFFLKYFGIKSDVFWLPDTFGYSSQIPQLCKLSGIDKFLTQKLSWNNINSFPHSTFNWAGIDGSQLLTHMPPGNTYTADSHFGDVLRTSRQNKSSEFYGAGLMLYGKGDGGGGPTREMLEKMRRIRSMSNRNGNVIPKLQVGTNVDGFYQDVLKRTNNGNDLPTWCGELYFEFHRGTYTSQAQTKRLMRLSEVKLHDVEWLATKASILCPDSFKYPVEKLSELWENTLLCQFHDVLPGSCIEIVYKYEAIPMLQKVVNECDNLLEHIQTVLKGNTESSLTVSTLSWQENLGSNVQAPIVPNIEESTDNYTISNGVLNVSVNKNLGTITSIKDINTGTEYIDIENGRNKNGANQFVIFDDKPLSWQAWDTELYSVNQFKYLTDIEEVKVLPTTDGVCGIEVIVKVSEDCKIRTKITLPTDKAKLDETTVDITTTVENWNARNKFLKVEFPVNIRNDTASYETQFGIMKRPTHYNTSWDVAKFEVCHHKFADYSEYTKGVSILNNCKYGFSTHGNLMRLSLLRSPKAPDAHADMGTHEIKYSIYPHKGQLSYKTVRLAHELNYNQKFRISKEFGSQFNNIIRIIGDENVILSNIKRGEDDVIINSPYALKPENTNSMVVRVYESLGGESHAKLITNLPLQRVVKVDNLELEVLEEVNFSKTPSNDDFNIPITLRAFEIASYKFIF from the coding sequence atgtCTTTTGATAGAGTCAATTACGACCCTAAATTTAAACCTGTCAAGGGAATTTATGAGGACAGATTAAGACAATTTATAAGCAAGGGAGGTGATTACAGAGATTTGaatcttccaaaattttatGATAAGCAACGTATTGTTCTTGATCAAAACCATGTGAAACTTACCTGGTACCAAGTCCCCTTTGAAAGTGGGTCCTCTCCAGTATCACCCGATAAAAGACCCTCTTGGGAATCTATCATTAAAGCAgataagaataatgaattgaaatttcaaaatgcTTCCATTAATCAACCCTTTGGACCAAGTTGGTCTACCACTTGGTTCAAAGTGGAATTGAATATACCACAAGATTGGGTCGATTCTGGTGAACAAttgattttccaattcGATTGTTCTAATGAAGGTGTCGTTATTGATCCAAATACGTTGAATCCACAAACTGCCTTCTCAGGGAATGGTGAAAGAACCGAATATTTATTaccaaaacaaaaaaatggaCAATATTCGTTCTATATTGAAACTGGTAATAATGGTATGTTTGGATGTGGGGAAGGCTCTACTATCAATCCTCCGGATAACAATAGATACTTCCATTTACAAAAGGCTGCTATTGTTTGGCCCGATTGGAATGCACGTGGCTTATATATCGATTTCTGGATGCTTGGAGATGCAGCAAGAGAATTGCCTGATGATTCTTGGCAAAAGAACAGAGCAAGAACAATCGCCAATAAATGTATGGATTTATTTGACCCAATGGATAGAGCCAGTGTTTTAAAATGTCgtgaatatattcattcagagtattttgataaattctcCGATGATGATCAAGTGTATTCCCAAGGTGATCCCAACATTTTTACAACTGTTTATGGGATAGGTAACTGTCACATCGATACTGCATGGTTGTGGCCCTTTGCAGAGACAAGGAGAAAAATTGTTAGGTCATGGTCTTCCCAATGTACCTTAATGGATGAATACCCTGAATACCAATTTGTGGCATCTCAAGCTCAACAGTTTAAATGGCTCTTAGAGGACCATCCtgatttctttaataaagtTTTGGTTCCAAAAGTTCAGCAATCTCAATTCTTTCCTATAGGTGGCTCTTGGGttgaaaatgatacaaATATACCTTCTGGAGAATCATTAGCCAGACAATTCTTCTTGGGCCAAagatttttcttgaaatacTTCGGCATTAAATCTGACGTCTTTTGGTTACCTGACACATTTGGGTATTCCTCTCAAATTCCACAATTATGTAAGTTGTCTggaattgataaatttttaaCTCAAAAGTTATCCtggaataatattaatagtTTCCCTCATTCTACCTTTAATTGGGCGGGAATTGATGGTTCCCAACTGTTAACTCATATGCCCCCAGGCAATACATATACTGCCGATTCTCACTTTGGCGATGTTTTACGAACTTCAAGGCAAAATAAGTCTTCTGAGTTTTATGGAGCAGGTCTCATGTTATATGGTAAAGGtgatggtggtggtggacCAACTCGTGAAATGTTAGAGAAGATGAGACGTATTAGATCAATGTCAAATCGTAACGGTAATGTAATCCCTAAGCTACAAGTTGGCACAAATGTTGATGGGTTTTACCAAGatgttttgaaaagaacaaataatggtaatgatTTACCAACTTGGTGTGGTGAgttatattttgaattccATAGAGGTACTTACACAAGCCAAGCACAAACTAAGAGATTAATGAGACTCTCTGAGGTCAAACTGCATGATGTCGAATGGTTAGCTACCAAAGCATCTATTCTATGTCCTGATAGCTTCAAATACCcagttgaaaaattaagtGAACTATGGGAAAATACTTTACTTTGTCAATTCCATGATGTCTTACCTGGCTCCTGTATTGAGATTGTTTACAAATATGAAGCCATCCCTATGTTACAAAAAGTGGTAAATGAATGTGATAACCTTTTGGAACATATTCAAACTGTTTTGAAAGGAAACACGGAATCTAGCCTTACTGTTAGCACATTATCTTGGCAAGAAAATCTTGGCTCTAATGTTCAAGCGCCAATTGTTCCAAACATAGAAGAATCTACCGATAATTATACAATTTCGAATGGTGTTTTAAATGTGAGCGTAAACAAGAATCTTGGAACAATTACAAGTATCAAAGATATTAACACAGGTACGGAGTacattgatattgaaaatggaagaaacAAGAACGGTGCCAACCAGTTTGTAATCTTTGACGATAAACCATTGAGCTGGCAAGCATGGGATACCGAATTATATTCAGTGAatcaattcaaatatttaactGATATTGAAGAGGTTAAAGTCCTTCCTACCACCGACGGTGTTTGTGGGATCGAAGTCATTGTGAAAGTTAGCGAGGACTGTAAGATTAGAACTAAGATAACTCTTCCCACCGACAAGGCAAAACTCGATGAAACCACAGTTGATATTACAACCACTGTTGAAAATTGGAATGCAAGGAATaagtttttgaaagttGAATTCCCAGTTAATATCCGTAACGATACTGCTTCTTACGAAACCCAATTCGGAATCATGAAGAGACCTACTCATTACAACACTTCATGGGATGTGGCTAAATTTGAAGTATGTCACCATAAATTTGCTGATTATTCTGAATACACGAAGGGTGtatcaattttaaataattgcAAATACGGATTTTCAACTCATGGTAATTTGATGAGGTTATCATTGTTGCGTTCACCAAAGGCACCTGATGCTCATGCTGATATGGGTACTCACGAAATTAAATACTCAATCTACCCACATAAAGGCCAATTATCCTACAAGACTGTTAGATTGGCTCACGAGCTTAACTACAATCAGAAGTTCCGCATTTCCAAGGAATTTGGTAGCCAATTTAACAATATTATAAGGATTATTGGGGATGAAAATGTCATTCTTTCAAACATAAAGAGAGGTGAAGATGATGTAATTATCAACTCACCTTATGCACTAAAACCGGAAAATACTAATTCAATGGTTGTAAGAGTTTATGAATCTTTAGGTGGTGAATCCCATGCCAAGTTAATTACAAATTTACCTCTACAGAGAGTTGTTAAGGTAGATAATTTGGAACTAGAAGTGTTAGAGGAAGTGAATTTTAGTAAAACGCCTTCAAATGATGACTTTAACATTCCAATCACCCTAAGAGCTTTTGAAATTGCTTCATACAAGTTTATCTTTTAA